The window AGCGTCGATGGCGTGAACACCATGATATAGTTGAAGCCCATCGTTTCCCAATTCACCTGACGCAGCGATGCGATCCGCGCGTCGATCTCGCGGCCCAGCACCGACACGGTGATCGTGTCGCCCACGCCGACCTGCATCACCTTCGCCGCTTCCTGATCCAGCGAAATCAGCGGCGGCCCTGCATAGTCCCCTGGCCACCACTTGCCCGCCGTCAGCTCCGATCCTTCAGGCAGCGTGTCGGAATAGGTGACGCCCCGTTCACCGCGCAGGAACCATGCGCCTTCGGGCAGGGTCTTCATGTCCGCCACCCGCTGCCCGCGAAACGCGACGATGGTGCCGCGCAGGGTGGGCACGATATTGAGGTCGGCGCCCGGCGCCTGCTGCCGCACCAGCGCGCCGAACGCCGCCTGCCGCTCAATGGGGATGTCCAGCACGAACTGGTCCGGTGCCTTTTTCGGCACGGTGTTGCGGATCTCGCTCGCCAGGCTCGACTGGATCGCCGCCAGCGTGACGAACAGGGTCAGGCCCAGGCCCAGCGCAACCACCAGCGCCGATGTCTGCGCCCCCGGCCGGTACAGGTTGGTCACCGCCAGCCGCGCCAGCGGACGGCGCGGAGAGGGAAGCCGCCGCGCCAGCCAGCGCACCGCAACGCCAATGCCCAGCAGCAGCAGGATCGTGCCCGCAACACCGCCCAGCACCGCTGCGGCGAACAGCGGATCGCGCGCCGTGCCCAGCGCCAGCGCCAGCACCGCCGCCCCGGCCAGCGCGACCAGCGCCATTGTCCGCCGGTCGATCCGCGCCCGCCGGTCCACCGTCTCGCGAAAGATCGCAGCGGCGGGCAGGGTCCGCGCGCGCGCCAGCGGGGGCAGGGTAAAGATCAGCGCGATCAGCACGCCATAGCCTGCACTGATCGCCAGCGCCCCCGGCGCGATGGCAAAGCCCGGCTTCACCGGCAACAGGTCCTGCACCGCCGTCACCAGGGCAAAGGGCAGGACGATGCCCGTCACCAGCCCCGCCGCAATCGCCAGCAATGCCACCGCACCCACCTGCATCAGGTAGATGCGGGCAATATCGCCCGACGACGCGCCCAGGATCTTCAGCGTGGCGATCCCGTTCCGCTTGATCGCCAGATAGGAACCAACCCCGTTGCTGACCCCGATCCCCGCAATCGCCAGCGCGGCCAGCCCGATCAGCGCCAGGAACTGGCCCATGCGCTCGAAAAACCGGCTGGTGCCCGGCGCCGCGCCATCGCGCGTTTTGATGTCCAGCCCCGCCTCCGGGAACGCCGCCTTCAACCGGTCGGCCACCGCCTTGGCATCGGTGCCATCGGGCGTGCGGATGCGGTATTTGCTTTCATACAGGCTGCCCGGCAGAATGAGGCCGCTGCGCCGCAACCCGTCGAGCGAGGTGAGCGCCACCGGGCCAAGCGTGAACCCTTCGCCCACCCGGTCGGGTTCGTCGGCAATGATGTCGTGGATGCGATACTCGGCATTGCCATACCGGATCATCTGCCCCGGCTTCAACGCCAGCCGCTCGGCCAGCGCCTCCCCGATCACCACCTCGTCCGCGGTCAGCCGCGCCGCCGCCCCGCCGCGCAGGGTCAGCGCGCCATAAAGCGGATAGGCATTGTCCACGCCCTTCAACTCGGTCAGCACCGCTGATGGCCCGTTGGTTCCTGCATCGACCCGCTGGGCCATGGCGCGCAGGCGGATGGTTTCGGACAGGCGACCGGCGGCGCGGAACGCGGCCTTTTCGGCCTCGCTCGCCTCGCGCTGCGTCATCTCCACCTCGACATCGCCGCCCAGGATCAACTGGCCCTTGGACGCGATCTCGCCCGTGATCGCGCTGGTCAGCCCGCCGATGGTCGCCAGCGTCGCCACGCCCAGGAACAGACAGACGAACAACAGGCGCAGCCCGCGAAACCCGGCGTGCAGATCGCGCCGCGCGATCCGCCACAGCGCCGCCCAGCTCAGCCGCTCGCTCATGCGCTGGCCCGGTCGGCGACGATCACGCCGTCGCGCATCTCGACCACGCGGTCGCACCGCTCGGCAAGGGCGGGGTCATGGGTGATGATGACCAGCGTTGCCCCCGCCGCCCGTTGCCGGTCGAACAGGATATCCTCGATCGCGCCGCTGGTCGCGCCGTCCAGATTGCCGGTCGGCTCGTCCGCGAACAGGATGGCGGGGCGGGGCGCGACCGCGCGGGCAATCGCCACGCGCTGCTGCTCGCCGCCCGACAGCTGCGCCGGATAATGCGTCAGCCGATGGCCAAGGCCTACCGCCTCCAGCTCGGCCCGCCCGCGCTCGAACGCATCGGCCACGCCCGCCAGCTCCATCGGCACGGCGACATTTTCCAGCGCGGTCATGGTGGGCAACAGGTGGAAGGATTGCAGGACGATGCCGATCCGCCCCCGCCGCGCCCGGGCCAGTGCATCCTCGTCCATCGGGCCGAACTCCATGTCCGCCACCCGCACCTCGCCGCCGGACGCGCGCTCAAGGCCGGACAGGATCGCCATCAGCGACGATTTGCCCGAGCCCGAAGGGCCAAGGATGGCGACGCTCTGCCCCTGCGGGATGCTCAGGTCGATCCCTTTCAGGATTTCCGTCGGGGCGGCGCTGGTGCCAAGGGTAAGGGTGACATTGCGCGCCTGGATCGCAATATGGGAAGGCTCGACAGTGGCGTGCATTGGTAAGGGAAATCCCCGGCATGGGTGTGAACTGGGTTCGGCGTGGAACGACATATGTGGCGCTGTGCGCTGCGGCGCAATTGCTTGCCGCCTGTTCGGGTGAACCGGCGGCGGACAATGTGGCGGACCTCGCCGCCGACAATGCCGCCAGGCCCATGGCTCGGCCCGCCGCCGCCGGGGCGGAGGCCGCGAACGCGCGCCTCGTCGTCGCATTCGGGGACAGCCTTTATGCCGGCTATGGCGTTGCCCAGAACGAAAGCTTCCCCGCCGCGCTGCAACGCAGCCTGACGGCGCGGGGCATCGCCGCCGATGTCCGCAATGCCGGGGTGTCGGGCGAAACGACGCAGGGCGGGCTCCAGCGGCTGGCCTTCACGCTGGACGGATTTCCTCGAAAGCCGGACCTGCTGATCCTGGGCCTTGGCGGCAACGACATGCTGCGCGGCATCGATCCGGCCGAAACCGACCGCAACCTGCGCGGGATGCTGGACCTGCTCAAGGAACGCGGCATCCCGGTGATGCTGACCGGCATGGTCGCCGCGCCCAATATGGGGGCCGATTATCGCCGCCGCTTCGACGCCATCTATCCTGCGCTGGCAAAAGACTACGGCGTGCCGCTCTATCCCTTTTTCCTCGACGGGGTGATCGGCGACCGCACGTTGATGCAGGCCGATTCCATCCATCCCAATGCCAGGGGGATCGATCGGGTGACGGATCGGGTCGCGCCGCTGGTCGCCACCGCGCTGAACCCGGCGGCTACCGGCGGTTAACCCTCAATTTGCCTTCTCAACCGGGCGGTCAGGCGGCATTCGGGGCAACCCTCGTGGAGAATTGCCGCAATGCGCCTTGCCCTTCCCATTGCCGTCCTTGCACTGGCCGTGCCGGGCATCGCCATGCCCCAGTCGCGCGGGCCATTCGTCATCGAACAGACGGGGCAGGCGTTCGACACCATCGACGCCGCCGTGACAGAGGCGCATGACAGCAATTCGACCATCCTGATCGCGCCCGGCGTCTATCGCCAGTGCACGGTTCAGATTACCGGCAACATCACCTACCGGGCGCGGGAACCGGGCACCGTGGTGTTCGAGGGAGAGACGTGCGAGGACAAGGCGGCGTTCGTCCTGCGCGGCAAATCCTCGGTCGTCGACGGCATCATCTTTCGCGGGTTCAGCGTCGCCGACGGCAATGGCGCTGGCATCCGCATCGAACGCGGGAACCTGATCGTCCGCAATTCCATGTTCCTCGACAGTCAGGAAGGGATCCTGGGCGCGACCGACGAACCGTGGAACATCACCATCGACCGCTCGACCTTTGCCGGCCTTGGCCAGTGCGACGAAAGCGAAAGCTGCGCGCACTCGATCTATCTGGAAACGACCGGCCTGATCACCGTCACCCGATCGCGCTTCGAACGGGGCGAGGGCGGCCATTACGTCAAGCTGCGCGGACCGCGCGTCGATATCCGCGACAACAGCTTTGACGACACGCGCGGGCGGAAAACGAACTACATGATCGACCTGTCCGTCGGCGGCACCGGCATCATCGCGGGCAACAGCTTCGTTCAGGGGCGGAACAAGGAAAACTGGACCGCCTTCATCGCCGTATCGCCAGAGGCGCGGGAACATCGCGCGGCCGGCCTCCGGGTAGAGGGGAATGACGCGCGCCTTGCCCCCGGCGTCGACAAGAACCCCGTTTTCGTCGCCAATGCCAGCGGCGAGCGGCTGGCCATCGGCGCCAATACCCTTGGCCCCGGCATCCGGCCGTACGAAACGCGCTGATCCGGCCGCCGCGCCGCCATCGCTGGCGGTATGGCCCATGGCACGCATTGCCTGTGCGCCGCCGAACCCGCTAGGGCGGGGCGATGGGCGGCGGATCACCGTCCGCCCGACCGGGAATGGTGAATGCGTCTTGTTCCGTCCGTAACGCTGGTCCTTCATGCGCTGATGCTGGCGGCCGCCATGCTGCTTACCCGGCCGGCATGGGCACAGGGGACCTCGCCCGGCCCGCATATCGCCATCGATCTGGTGGCAGAGACGGATCGACCCGCGCCGGGTGGCACGGTGACGCTGGCCTTCGATTCCCGGCCCGATGCCGGGTGGCATGGATACTGGCTCAATCCCGGGGCGGCCGGGGTTGCCACCCGCTATGACTGGACGCTGCCCGCCGGCGTCACGGCCGGGGCGCCGCGCTATCCGGTGCCGCACCGGCTGATCGTCGCGGACATCATGAACTATGTCTATGAAGGGCCTTTCGCCCCGCTGGTCACGCTGACGCTGGATGCCGGGCTGGCCCCCGGCACCCGTCTGCCGGTCAGCGTGCGGCTCGATTATCTTGTCTGCACGAACGAGATTTGCGTGCCCGAACGGGCGGAACGGTCGATCACGCTGACCGTCGGGGATGGCGCGGTCGATCCGGGGCGCCGCGCCCGGTTCGATGCGTGGCGACAGGCGATCCCGCCCCCGATCGGCAGCGCGGCCAGCTTTGCCCTGTCCGGCAACGGCGATGCCCGCACCATCCGCCTCGCCATTCCCTTTCCCGCCGACCGCCCGATCGGCGATGCCTATTTCTTCCCGCTGACCGGCGATGTGATCGATTACGACGCGCCGCAGCGGGTGGTGCGCGACGGCGACCGGCTGCTCGTCGAAACCCGCGCCACCGGTACGGCGGCCCGAATCGAGGGCGTAATCGCCACCGATGCCGGGCGCGGCTTTGCCATCGCCGCAACGCCGGGCGATGTGCCGGCCCTGCCGTCCGGCGGGGTGGATTGGGGCGCGGCGCTGATTGCGCTGCTCGGCGCGCTGGCGGGCGGGGTGCTGCTCAATGTCATGCCCTGCGTCTTTCCGATCCTCAGCCTAAAGGCGCTCAGCCTTGCCAAGGCGGGCGGCGAGGAACGACAGGCGCGGCGGGAGGCGCTGGCCTATACCGCCGGGGTCGTGCTGGTCTGTCTGGCGCTGGGCGGCCTGCTGCTTGCGCTGCGGGCGGGCGGGGCCAGTGTCGGCTGGGCGTTTCAGCTTCAGAACCCTCAGGTGATCCTGATCCTGCTGCTGCTCGTCACCGCCATTGCCCTCAACCTTGCCGGGCTGTTCGAAATGACGTTGCCGGGGCCGCTTGCCCGCCTGACCGATGGCGGGTCGGGCGGTGCGTTCATGACCGGCGCGCTGGCCGCGTTCGTCGCCACGCCGTGCAGCGGCCCGTTCATGGCGGCGGCGCTCGGCGCGGCGCTGGTCCTGCCCGTCCCGGTTGCCCTCGCGATCTTTGCCGGGCTTGGCCTTGGCCTTGCGTTGCCGTTCCTGCTGCTCGGCTTCGTGCCGGCCCTTCGCCGCCGCCTGCCGAAACCCGGCACCTGGATGGTGCGCCTGCGCCACCTGTTGTCCGTGCCGATGTTCCTGACCGCGCTGGCGCTCGCCTGGGTGCTGGGTCAGCAGGCGGGGGTTGGCGGCATGACGCTGGGGCTGGGCGCGGCGCTGTTGTTCGGCCTTGGCCTGTGGTGGTCCGGCGGGCTTCAGCGGGGGATGAGCGCGCGTGCCTGGCTGCCCGGCACGCTGGCGCTGGTGCTCGGCCTTGCGGCAATCCCCCTGATCCGCCCGGCGCCCGCCAATGCCGCCGCAGAAATGCTGGCCGGCGCAGAACCGTTCAGCGAGGCGCGACTGGCCGCCCTTCGCGCCGAAGGACGGCCGGTCTTCGCCTATTTCACCGCCGACTGGTGCGTGACGTGCAAGGTGAACGAGCGGACGGTGATCGATACCGATGCGGTCCGCAACGCCCTTTCCGGGGGCAAGGTGGCGGTGCTGGTCGGCGACTGGACCGATGGCGACCCGGCACTCGGCCGGTTTATTGAGGCGAATGGCCGCGCGGGCGTGCCGCTGTACCTGTGGTACGCGCCCGGCAAGCCTGAACCCGATGTGCTGCCCCAGATCCTGACCCAGTCCATGCTGACCGGGCGGGCGGGGGCGGGGGGTTCCTGAACCTTTCCTACTTGTGCGGTGCAACCTGAATGTGCAGCATGGCGTTATGGCTTTCAGCTGACACTAAGGGGGGCGATCGCGAGTGGATGGAGCGTTCGATGAAATCTGGGGCCTTGGCCGCGGCGCCGGGGCCAGGCCGGGTTTCGACGCGATTGCCGCATGGATGGCCGATACGCCGCCTGCCGAACTTGAACGCCGGTTGCAGGCCGCCGAAACCATGTTCCGCCAGCTGGGCATCACCTTTGCCGTCTATGGCGACCGGGAGGCTGCGGAACGGATCATCCCGTTCGATATCGTCCCCCGCGTGTTCACCGCCGCCGAATGGTCCAGCCTCAGCGCGGGCCTGGTTCAGCGGGTGGATGCGATCAACGCCTTTCTGCGCGACATCTATGGCCCGCAAGAGATTTTGCGCGCGGGCATCCTTCCGCCCGAACTGATCCATTGCAACGACCAGTTCCGGCCCGAAGTGGTCGGCACGCGGCCCCCACACGATGTGTGGGCGCATATCTGCGGCATTGACCTGGTTCGCACCGGGCCGGACGAATTTTACGTGCTGGAAGATAACGCCCGCACGCCGTCGGGCGTCTCCTACATGCTGGAAAATCGGGAGGCGATGATCCGCCTGTGCCCGGAATTGTTCCGCAGCTTTCGGGTCGCGGCGGTCGACAGCTATCCTGACCTCTTGCACGCGACGATGCAGTCGGTCGCGCCGCTGGGGCGGGAGCGTGATCCGCTGTGCGTCGTGCTGACGCCGGGCCATTACAATTCCGCCTATTACGAACACAGCTTCCTGGCTGATTCGATGGGCGTCCCGCTGGTCGAGGCGGCGGACCTGATCGTTGATGACGACATGGTCTATATGCAGACGATCGGCGGCCGGGTGCGGGTGGACGTGATCTATCGCCGCATCGACGACGATTATCTGGACCCGCTGGTCTTCCGGCCGGATTCGATGCTGGGCGTGCCGGGCATCATGGCGGCCTATCGTGCGGGCAATGTCGCGCTGATCAACGCGCCGGGCAACGGCATTGCCGATGACAAGGCGATTTACAGCTATATGCCGGAAATCGTCCGCTTCTATACCGGCAGCGAGGCAAAGCTGCCGAACGTCCAGACATGGCGCTGCCGCGAGCCGGAGGCGCTGGCCTATGTCCTCGATCGCCTGCCCGAACTGGTGGTCAAACTGGTCGACGGATCCGGCGGCTACGGGATGCTGGTCGGCCCGACCGCCAGCCATGACGAGATCGAGCAATTCCGCGCCGCCCTGATCGCAGAGCCGCAGCGGTACATCGCGCAGCCGACGCTGGCCCTGTCCACCGTCCCGACCTTTACCGACAAGGGGCTGGCTCCACGCCATGTCGATTTCCGCCCCTTCGTGCTGACCGGCAGCCAGGGCGTAAAGGTCGTTCCCGGCGGCCTTACCCGTGTCGCGCTTAAGGAAGGGTCGCTGGTGGTCAATTCCAGTCAGGGCGGCGGGACCAAGGACAGTTTCGTCCTGCTGCCCGAATGTGGCAGCCAGCATCGCGAACAGGGCGAGGGTCAGGTTCAGGAACAGGCGCTGGTCGATGAAACGCCCATCGACGGACAAAGTCAGGGCCGTTCTGGGGGGCTGGACTGATGCTGATGCTGTCCCGCTCCGCCGCGTCGCTCTACTGGCTTGGCCGCTATGTCGAACGCGCCGATTTCATGGCCCGGCTGGTCGAAGCGACGATCCGCCTCGACGCGCTGTCCGCCCGCCCGGCGGGGGAGGCCGCGTGGGAAAGCGCGCTGGCCGTCACCTATAACAGTGAGGGGTTTGCCGCGACGGGCGAGACGCTGACCCCCACCCATGTTGCGCGGTATCTGACTACGGACGGGTCGCATTTCGGCTCGATCGTCCACTGCCTGCACATGGCGCGCGACAATGCCCGCGCCGTGCGTACCGCCCTGACGCGAGAGGCTTGGGCCGGCATCAACCGCGCATGGCTGTTGTTCAGCAGCCGGTCCAGCCCCGGCGGCGCGAATGCAACGCTCAACCTTGTCGAGGCGGTGAAGGCCGAAACGCGCGGGTTCGAGGGCGCGGTGCACCGCATGATGAAGAACGAGGCGGTGTGGTTCATCCGCCTGGGCGCTGCGATCGAGCGGGCGGACAACACTGCGCGCCTCATCGACGTCAAATATCACCTCTTGCTGCCAGAGGGCGAGAAGGTCGGCGGCGTGATCGACCGGGATCAGTGGACAACGATCCTTCAGACCGTCTCTGCCGTCACCGCCTATCGCTGGCTCTATTCAGAGGGGCTGAAACCGTCGCTGGTCATCGACCTGCTCACCACACGCGGCGAACTGCCGCGCAGCCTTGCCGCCTGTGTCGAGGAAACGGTCGAAATGCTCAGCCTGCTGGCCCGCCGCACCGGATTGCAGGGGGAGGCGGACCGCATGGCCCGTGCCCGCCTGTCGCGGATGCAGCGCACGCGTTCGGGCGATGTCATCCTGGGCGGTCTGCACGAATGGCTGACCGGGTTCATCGCCGAAAATGAAAGGCTGGACGGCGTGATCGCCCGCCAGTTCCGGTTCGGCTGATGCGGCTCGCCATCGAACACACCACCCATTACCGCTTTACGGAGCCTCAGGCCCGGCTGGTCCAGCTGCTGCGCCTGACCCCGCGCGACGATGCCAATCAGACGATCGTCAACTGGCGCATCGACGTCAGCTGCGACGCGCGGCTGCGGCACGGCATGGATGGGCATGGCAACGCCGTTACCATGCTCTATGCCGAAGGGCCGCTGGACGAAATCGCGATCACCGTGGCGGGTGAGGTGCTGACCACCGACGGCACCGGTGTGCTGGGCGGGATTGCGGAAACGCTGTCCCCGATCGTCTATCGCCGCGTGACCCCGACCACCCTGCATGACGATGCGATCCGCGCCTTTGCCGACGGCATTGCATCGGCCCATTCCGAACGGCTGCCGCTGCTCCGGGCGCTCAACCACGCACTGCCCGGCCATTGGGCGGGCCGGGCGCGCAAGACCGACCGGACAGAGGCCGCCGCCATGTTCGCCGCCGATATGGCATCGCCGCGCGACATGGCGCTGGTATTCGTGTCGGCCGCCCGGTCGCTGTCGATCCCGGCGCGCTATGTCGTCGGCTACAGTCTGGCCGCCGCCGACGCGCATGGCGCGCCCGGCCCGCATGGCTGGGCAGAGGCATGGGTGGACGGCCTTGGATGGGTCGG of the Sphingomonas sp. BGYR3 genome contains:
- a CDS encoding transglutaminase family protein, encoding MRLAIEHTTHYRFTEPQARLVQLLRLTPRDDANQTIVNWRIDVSCDARLRHGMDGHGNAVTMLYAEGPLDEIAITVAGEVLTTDGTGVLGGIAETLSPIVYRRVTPTTLHDDAIRAFADGIASAHSERLPLLRALNHALPGHWAGRARKTDRTEAAAMFAADMASPRDMALVFVSAARSLSIPARYVVGYSLAAADAHGAPGPHGWAEAWVDGLGWVGFDPSQGHSPDEGYVRIAVGLDAAGSTPIAGMRIGHGQEVLDVDVHVDRLGGEG
- a CDS encoding thioredoxin family protein; translated protein: MRLVPSVTLVLHALMLAAAMLLTRPAWAQGTSPGPHIAIDLVAETDRPAPGGTVTLAFDSRPDAGWHGYWLNPGAAGVATRYDWTLPAGVTAGAPRYPVPHRLIVADIMNYVYEGPFAPLVTLTLDAGLAPGTRLPVSVRLDYLVCTNEICVPERAERSITLTVGDGAVDPGRRARFDAWRQAIPPPIGSAASFALSGNGDARTIRLAIPFPADRPIGDAYFFPLTGDVIDYDAPQRVVRDGDRLLVETRATGTAARIEGVIATDAGRGFAIAATPGDVPALPSGGVDWGAALIALLGALAGGVLLNVMPCVFPILSLKALSLAKAGGEERQARREALAYTAGVVLVCLALGGLLLALRAGGASVGWAFQLQNPQVILILLLLVTAIALNLAGLFEMTLPGPLARLTDGGSGGAFMTGALAAFVATPCSGPFMAAALGAALVLPVPVALAIFAGLGLGLALPFLLLGFVPALRRRLPKPGTWMVRLRHLLSVPMFLTALALAWVLGQQAGVGGMTLGLGAALLFGLGLWWSGGLQRGMSARAWLPGTLALVLGLAAIPLIRPAPANAAAEMLAGAEPFSEARLAALRAEGRPVFAYFTADWCVTCKVNERTVIDTDAVRNALSGGKVAVLVGDWTDGDPALGRFIEANGRAGVPLYLWYAPGKPEPDVLPQILTQSMLTGRAGAGGS
- a CDS encoding circularly permuted type 2 ATP-grasp protein, whose product is MADTPPAELERRLQAAETMFRQLGITFAVYGDREAAERIIPFDIVPRVFTAAEWSSLSAGLVQRVDAINAFLRDIYGPQEILRAGILPPELIHCNDQFRPEVVGTRPPHDVWAHICGIDLVRTGPDEFYVLEDNARTPSGVSYMLENREAMIRLCPELFRSFRVAAVDSYPDLLHATMQSVAPLGRERDPLCVVLTPGHYNSAYYEHSFLADSMGVPLVEAADLIVDDDMVYMQTIGGRVRVDVIYRRIDDDYLDPLVFRPDSMLGVPGIMAAYRAGNVALINAPGNGIADDKAIYSYMPEIVRFYTGSEAKLPNVQTWRCREPEALAYVLDRLPELVVKLVDGSGGYGMLVGPTASHDEIEQFRAALIAEPQRYIAQPTLALSTVPTFTDKGLAPRHVDFRPFVLTGSQGVKVVPGGLTRVALKEGSLVVNSSQGGGTKDSFVLLPECGSQHREQGEGQVQEQALVDETPIDGQSQGRSGGLD
- a CDS encoding alpha-E domain-containing protein, producing MLSRSAASLYWLGRYVERADFMARLVEATIRLDALSARPAGEAAWESALAVTYNSEGFAATGETLTPTHVARYLTTDGSHFGSIVHCLHMARDNARAVRTALTREAWAGINRAWLLFSSRSSPGGANATLNLVEAVKAETRGFEGAVHRMMKNEAVWFIRLGAAIERADNTARLIDVKYHLLLPEGEKVGGVIDRDQWTTILQTVSAVTAYRWLYSEGLKPSLVIDLLTTRGELPRSLAACVEETVEMLSLLARRTGLQGEADRMARARLSRMQRTRSGDVILGGLHEWLTGFIAENERLDGVIARQFRFG
- a CDS encoding right-handed parallel beta-helix repeat-containing protein, encoding MRLALPIAVLALAVPGIAMPQSRGPFVIEQTGQAFDTIDAAVTEAHDSNSTILIAPGVYRQCTVQITGNITYRAREPGTVVFEGETCEDKAAFVLRGKSSVVDGIIFRGFSVADGNGAGIRIERGNLIVRNSMFLDSQEGILGATDEPWNITIDRSTFAGLGQCDESESCAHSIYLETTGLITVTRSRFERGEGGHYVKLRGPRVDIRDNSFDDTRGRKTNYMIDLSVGGTGIIAGNSFVQGRNKENWTAFIAVSPEAREHRAAGLRVEGNDARLAPGVDKNPVFVANASGERLAIGANTLGPGIRPYETR
- a CDS encoding ABC transporter ATP-binding protein, which translates into the protein MHATVEPSHIAIQARNVTLTLGTSAAPTEILKGIDLSIPQGQSVAILGPSGSGKSSLMAILSGLERASGGEVRVADMEFGPMDEDALARARRGRIGIVLQSFHLLPTMTALENVAVPMELAGVADAFERGRAELEAVGLGHRLTHYPAQLSGGEQQRVAIARAVAPRPAILFADEPTGNLDGATSGAIEDILFDRQRAAGATLVIITHDPALAERCDRVVEMRDGVIVADRASA
- a CDS encoding arylesterase, whose translation is MARPAAAGAEAANARLVVAFGDSLYAGYGVAQNESFPAALQRSLTARGIAADVRNAGVSGETTQGGLQRLAFTLDGFPRKPDLLILGLGGNDMLRGIDPAETDRNLRGMLDLLKERGIPVMLTGMVAAPNMGADYRRRFDAIYPALAKDYGVPLYPFFLDGVIGDRTLMQADSIHPNARGIDRVTDRVAPLVATALNPAATGG
- a CDS encoding FtsX-like permease family protein — encoded protein: MSERLSWAALWRIARRDLHAGFRGLRLLFVCLFLGVATLATIGGLTSAITGEIASKGQLILGGDVEVEMTQREASEAEKAAFRAAGRLSETIRLRAMAQRVDAGTNGPSAVLTELKGVDNAYPLYGALTLRGGAAARLTADEVVIGEALAERLALKPGQMIRYGNAEYRIHDIIADEPDRVGEGFTLGPVALTSLDGLRRSGLILPGSLYESKYRIRTPDGTDAKAVADRLKAAFPEAGLDIKTRDGAAPGTSRFFERMGQFLALIGLAALAIAGIGVSNGVGSYLAIKRNGIATLKILGASSGDIARIYLMQVGAVALLAIAAGLVTGIVLPFALVTAVQDLLPVKPGFAIAPGALAISAGYGVLIALIFTLPPLARARTLPAAAIFRETVDRRARIDRRTMALVALAGAAVLALALGTARDPLFAAAVLGGVAGTILLLLGIGVAVRWLARRLPSPRRPLARLAVTNLYRPGAQTSALVVALGLGLTLFVTLAAIQSSLASEIRNTVPKKAPDQFVLDIPIERQAAFGALVRQQAPGADLNIVPTLRGTIVAFRGQRVADMKTLPEGAWFLRGERGVTYSDTLPEGSELTAGKWWPGDYAGPPLISLDQEAAKVMQVGVGDTITVSVLGREIDARIASLRQVNWETMGFNYIMVFTPSTLKAAPHSLAATITLPGTVQPGMTRALLAAFPSVSVIDVGEVVAQVSVLLGQMSTAILLAGSVAILAGIAVLVGAIAASRQARAYDSVILKTLGATRWQVLGAQAIEYALLASVLAGVALALGLGAAWFVIVRIFEFGWSPDWALVLGTLGVGALGTLAIGLAGSIPIMSVRPAQALRGL